One genomic window of Corythoichthys intestinalis isolate RoL2023-P3 chromosome 18, ASM3026506v1, whole genome shotgun sequence includes the following:
- the ncf1 gene encoding neutrophil cytosol factor 1, with translation MEEVYIRHVKLLGFEKRFYPSQHYVYMLMVKWSDLSEKLIFRTYPEIHTFHKSLKEMFPIEAGQIEKRDRIIPPLPAPRWVESQKSRENTQSTLTGYCQALVELPPHISRCKHLNVFFKVRPEDENPPAPNTGKKSEIFLETKVSNNISEISGPIILDTYRVIADFTKTSKHELNLHTGDFVEIVEKNQNGWWFCQCETKRGWVPATYLEPLDGPEESEEPEPNYEGELHVTVQAYVAETDDEISLEVGETIEVIHKLLDGWWVVRKGEETGHFPSMFLQKAGKGQHYHFDTKQPQGQKPPPRRSTIKNAKSIHERSRKRLSQEAYRRNSRRYLQKKDGRTATSPRIAKIPEKSPLRERKNQGNIPEQQSLSSEGEVTPEAPVIPPRPSPELILERCTDNTRKKVSVRNFGSRSST, from the exons ATGGAAGAAGTCTACATCCGACACGTGAAGCTGCTTGGCTTTGAGAAACGCTTTTACCCCAGTCAGCACTAC gTCTACATGCTGATGGTAAAGTGGAGCGACCTCTCGGAGAAGTTGATCTTCAGGACGTATCCTGAAATTCACACTTTCCAT AAATCGCTGAAAGAAATGTTTCCAATCGAAGCTGGCCAAATAGAAAAGCGGGACCGAATCATCCCACCACTGCCAG CACCACGGTGGGTGGAGAGCCAAAAGTCTCGGGAAAACACCCAAAGCACGTTGACTGGGTACTGCCAGGCACTCGTCGAGCTGCCGCCGCACATCTCACGCTGCAAACACCTCAACGTTTTCTTCAAAGTGCGACCGGAGGACGAAAATCCGCCAGCTCCAAACAC tgggaaaaaaagtgaaatcttCTTGGAGACCAAAGTCAGCAACAACATATCTG AGATTTCTGGGCCCATCATACTCGACACATACAGAGTGATTGCAGACTTTACCAAGACGTCCAAACATGAGCTCAACCTCCATACCGGAGATTTTGTGGAAATTGTGGAGAAGAACCAGAATG GCTGGTGGTTCTGCCAATGCGAGACCAAACGAGGTTGGGTTCCTGCCACTTACCTGGAACCCTTGGATGGGCCCGAGGAGTCAGAGGAGCCAGAGCCAAATTACGAAG GAGAATTGCACGTCACGGTCCAAGCTTACGTGGCGGAGACTGATGATGAGATCTCCCTGGAAGTGGGAGAAACTATTGAGGTCATTCATAAGCTTTTGGACGGCTGGTGGGTTGTCAG GAAAGGTGAAGAGACTGGTCACTTCCCCTCCATGTTCCTGCAGAAAGCAGGCAAAGGACAACATTATCACTTTGATACCAAGCAACCACAGGGACAGAAACCTCCTCCTCGAAG GTCCACTATTAAGAACGCAAAAAGCATCCACGAGAGAAGCCGTAAGCGCCTCAGCCAGGAGGCCTATAGGAGGAACAGTCGGCGATACCTGCAGAAGAAGGATGGACGCACCGCCACCTCGCCCAGGATTGCCAAGATCCCGGAGAAGTCGCCTTTGAGGGAGCGCAAGAATCAag GGAACATTCCCGAGCAGCAGAGTTTGAGTTCAGAGGGCGAGGTGACGCCAGAGGCCCCGGTCATCCCTCCTCGACCTAGTCCCGAGCTCATCCTGGAACGCTGCACAGACAACACCCGCAAGAAAGTCAGCGTCCGCAACTTTGGAAGCAGAAGCAGCACCTAG